A region of Herpetosiphonaceae bacterium DNA encodes the following proteins:
- a CDS encoding ThuA domain-containing protein, with protein MKSALIVWGGWEGHQPRQSAERFGGILRDEGYAVALADTLDVYLDRARLQSLSLIVPVWTMGTITDEQQRGLLDAVASGVGVAGWHGCMADSFRQNTAYQWMVGGQWVAHPGNIIDYTVNIVNRDDPITEGLSDFAVRTEQYYMHVDPSNEVLATTTFSGEHAPWVAGCVMPVVWKRRWDQGKVFYCSLGHQTADFDVPEAREIMRRGMLWASR; from the coding sequence ATGAAATCAGCACTGATCGTATGGGGTGGCTGGGAAGGCCATCAGCCCCGACAATCCGCAGAACGCTTCGGCGGGATTCTGCGCGACGAAGGGTATGCCGTCGCGCTGGCGGATACGCTGGATGTCTATCTCGATCGCGCGCGGCTGCAATCGCTCAGCCTGATCGTGCCCGTGTGGACGATGGGCACGATCACCGACGAGCAGCAGCGCGGCCTGCTGGATGCCGTCGCCTCCGGCGTGGGCGTGGCGGGCTGGCATGGCTGCATGGCCGACTCGTTTCGGCAGAACACGGCGTACCAGTGGATGGTCGGCGGGCAGTGGGTGGCGCATCCTGGCAACATCATCGACTACACCGTCAACATCGTCAACCGCGACGATCCCATCACCGAAGGGCTGAGCGACTTCGCGGTTCGTACCGAGCAGTACTACATGCACGTCGATCCGTCGAACGAGGTGCTGGCGACGACCACCTTCAGCGGCGAGCACGCGCCGTGGGTCGCGGGCTGCGTCATGCCGGTAGTCTGGAAGCGGCGCTGGGACCAGGGCAAGGTCTTTTACTGTTCGCTTGGGCACCAGACGGCGGATTTCGATGTGCCTGAGGCGCGCGAGATCATGCGGCGCGGTATGCTCTGGGCGTCGCGCTAG
- a CDS encoding lysoplasmalogenase encodes MFNGVTIVLTLLALASAALHIRAEYGGSRAQVYLFKPLTTVAILLIAAGSSGETLPAYRYAIIAGLLCSLAGDVFLMLPADRFLAGLVSFLLAHLCYIVAFNVGVQPLMPLWSGLPFLAYGMMLFARLRPHLGSMALPVAGYSLVISVMAWQACARWLQLATPDALLAGIGAVLFVASDSLLAIDRFAGSFRWAHLAILVTYYVAQWLIAASTCAL; translated from the coding sequence ATGTTCAACGGAGTGACGATCGTCCTGACACTGCTTGCGCTTGCTTCCGCCGCGCTCCATATTCGGGCTGAGTACGGCGGTTCCCGCGCGCAGGTCTACCTCTTCAAGCCGCTGACCACCGTGGCGATCCTGCTGATCGCCGCTGGCTCGTCGGGTGAGACTCTGCCAGCGTACCGCTACGCGATTATCGCCGGGCTGCTCTGCTCGCTGGCTGGCGACGTGTTTCTGATGCTTCCCGCCGACCGCTTTCTGGCGGGGCTGGTTAGCTTTCTTCTGGCGCATCTCTGCTATATCGTCGCCTTCAATGTGGGCGTCCAGCCGCTCATGCCGCTATGGTCGGGCCTGCCCTTCCTGGCCTACGGCATGATGCTCTTCGCGCGCCTGCGCCCGCACCTCGGCAGCATGGCGCTGCCCGTCGCAGGCTATAGCCTGGTCATCAGCGTGATGGCCTGGCAGGCGTGCGCCCGCTGGCTTCAGCTCGCCACGCCCGACGCGCTGCTGGCCGGGATCGGCGCGGTGCTCTTCGTCGCCTCCGACTCGCTGCTGGCGATCGATCGCTTCGCTGGCTCGTTCCGCTGGGCACATCTGGCGATCCTCGTGACCTACTACGTTGCACAATGGCTGATTGCCGCCTCAACCTGCGCGCTGTGA